In one window of Burkholderia sp. NRF60-BP8 DNA:
- a CDS encoding diaminopropionate ammonia-lyase, with protein sequence MLIANPRASRTAYPNALRRVMNIASADESGAWLSHWPLVGHARTPLRALPDLAARLGVASVSVKDESCRSPLGSFKALGAPIALVRLVKRLRRTQELDPRGLVTGRYASALADLTVISATDGNHGRALAAAARAIGCGCVIVLHANVDAERERAISAYGARIVRIAGNYDESVVCAAQLAQANGWYVVSDTSYDGYEAIPRDVMQGYGVIAAEAAAQAAADDGRPFTHVFLQGGVGGLAAGVASYLWERHGVQRPRFVVVEPRQADCLYQSALAGRATKATGSVDSVMAGLACGEASPLAWDFLEMCIDHFMLIDDEDAVQAMRSLAAGSERDVPLVAGESGAAGVAGLDVLMRDPALARQVGLDAHARVLAINTEGATAPSVYRKCVGETADAVLARQRAWLGRAAVAA encoded by the coding sequence ATGCTGATCGCCAACCCGCGCGCGTCGCGCACTGCCTACCCGAACGCGCTGCGCCGCGTGATGAACATCGCGTCGGCCGACGAAAGCGGCGCGTGGCTGTCGCACTGGCCGCTCGTCGGCCACGCGCGCACGCCGCTGCGCGCGCTGCCCGATCTCGCCGCGCGGCTCGGCGTCGCGAGCGTCAGCGTGAAGGACGAGTCGTGCCGCTCGCCGCTCGGCAGCTTCAAGGCGCTCGGCGCGCCGATCGCGCTGGTGCGGCTCGTGAAGCGGCTGCGGCGCACGCAGGAACTCGATCCGCGGGGGCTCGTCACCGGCCGCTATGCGTCGGCGCTGGCCGACCTGACGGTGATCAGCGCGACCGACGGCAACCACGGCCGTGCGCTGGCCGCCGCCGCGCGCGCGATCGGCTGCGGGTGCGTGATCGTGCTGCACGCGAACGTCGACGCCGAGCGCGAACGCGCGATCTCGGCGTACGGCGCGCGGATCGTGCGCATCGCGGGGAACTACGACGAATCGGTCGTCTGCGCGGCGCAGCTCGCGCAGGCGAACGGCTGGTACGTCGTGTCGGATACGTCGTACGACGGCTACGAAGCGATTCCGCGCGACGTGATGCAGGGCTACGGCGTGATCGCCGCCGAAGCGGCCGCGCAGGCGGCAGCGGACGACGGGCGACCGTTCACGCACGTATTCCTGCAGGGCGGCGTGGGCGGCCTGGCCGCAGGCGTCGCGAGCTACCTGTGGGAGCGCCACGGCGTGCAGCGGCCGCGCTTCGTCGTCGTCGAGCCGCGCCAGGCCGATTGTCTGTACCAGAGCGCGCTGGCCGGGCGCGCGACGAAGGCCACCGGCAGCGTCGATTCGGTGATGGCGGGGCTCGCGTGCGGCGAGGCGTCGCCGCTCGCGTGGGATTTCCTCGAGATGTGCATCGATCACTTCATGCTGATCGACGACGAAGACGCGGTGCAGGCGATGCGCAGCCTCGCGGCCGGCAGCGAACGCGACGTGCCGCTCGTCGCCGGCGAATCGGGCGCGGCCGGCGTGGCCGGGCTGGACGTGCTGATGCGCGACCCGGCGCTCGCGCGGCAGGTCGGGCTCGATGCGCATGCGCGAGTGCTGGCGATCAATACGGAAGGGGCGACCGCGCCGTCCGTGTACCGGAAGTGCGTCGGCGAGACGGCCGACGCGGTGCTCGCGCGCCAGCGCGCGTGGCTCGGCCGCGCGGCGGTGGCGGCCTGA
- a CDS encoding amidohydrolase family protein, whose amino-acid sequence MTERFFINAVDAGGQPVNLVVRDGRFATIGADCTAAPGAQTIDLDGRVVLPGFVDGHIHLDKSFVGDRWVPHEPAGSLRERLAAEKRQLAAAPPIVERANALIAQAAAFGTIAMRSHVDVDATTGLSNLHAVMAARERWRGIVDIELVAFPQAGVITCPGTAEILDAAVREGADVVGGIDPTTLDGDADGQLDIVFGIAEKRGAKIDIHLHEPGETGIAQLLRIAARTRAAGLGGRVNVSHAYALGQVSDDDVRRTAAVLAEAGVSILTNAPGDCAFPPVQRLRDAGVHVFAGNDNIRDAWWPYGNGDMLQRAMMVGYRSGFYTDEALGVALDMATHAGARAIGKENYGIAVGCDASFVAVRAPNAAAAVAGVPAERWVFRRGESDTDAPFAPSLRFTR is encoded by the coding sequence ATGACCGAACGATTCTTCATCAATGCCGTCGACGCCGGCGGCCAACCCGTCAACCTCGTCGTCCGCGACGGCCGCTTCGCCACGATCGGCGCCGATTGCACAGCCGCGCCCGGCGCGCAGACGATCGACCTCGACGGCCGCGTCGTGCTGCCCGGTTTCGTCGACGGCCATATCCATCTCGACAAGAGCTTCGTCGGCGATCGCTGGGTGCCGCACGAACCGGCCGGCTCGCTGCGCGAGCGGCTCGCGGCCGAGAAGCGCCAGCTCGCGGCTGCGCCGCCGATCGTCGAGCGTGCGAACGCGTTGATCGCGCAGGCCGCCGCGTTCGGCACGATCGCGATGCGCAGCCACGTCGACGTCGACGCGACGACGGGCCTGTCGAACCTGCACGCGGTGATGGCCGCGCGCGAACGATGGCGCGGGATCGTCGACATCGAACTGGTCGCGTTTCCGCAGGCCGGCGTGATCACGTGCCCGGGCACCGCCGAGATACTCGATGCCGCCGTGCGCGAAGGCGCGGACGTGGTCGGCGGGATCGACCCGACGACGCTCGACGGCGACGCGGACGGCCAGCTCGACATCGTGTTCGGCATCGCCGAGAAGCGTGGCGCGAAAATCGACATCCACCTGCACGAGCCGGGAGAAACGGGCATCGCGCAACTGCTGCGAATCGCGGCGCGCACGCGCGCGGCCGGGCTCGGCGGGCGTGTGAACGTGAGCCATGCGTACGCGCTCGGCCAGGTGAGCGATGACGACGTGCGGCGTACGGCCGCGGTGTTGGCCGAAGCCGGCGTATCGATCCTGACGAATGCGCCGGGCGACTGCGCGTTCCCGCCGGTGCAACGGCTGCGCGACGCGGGCGTGCACGTGTTCGCGGGCAACGACAACATCCGCGACGCGTGGTGGCCGTACGGCAACGGCGACATGTTGCAGCGCGCGATGATGGTCGGCTACCGGTCGGGCTTCTACACCGACGAGGCGCTCGGCGTCGCGCTCGACATGGCGACGCACGCCGGCGCGCGCGCAATCGGCAAGGAGAACTACGGAATCGCGGTCGGCTGCGACGCGAGCTTCGTCGCGGTGCGCGCGCCGAATGCGGCGGCGGCCGTCGCGGGCGTGCCGGCCGAACGCTGGGTATTCCGCCGCGGCGAAAGCGATACGGACGCGCCGTTCGCGCCGTCGCTGCGCTTTACGCGCTGA
- a CDS encoding amidohydrolase family protein: MTNLLIRNVRTNADATLDILIERDRIARVGPSLDAPAGCAIDDGAGALALPGLVEGHTHLDKTHWGMPWYRNQVGPRLVDRIENERHYRATSGHDAGAASLALARAFLAAGTTRIRTHVDVDTQAGLRHLNGVLATRETLRGQVEIQIVAFPQSGVLKRPGTDALLSDALDAGADLLGGLDPCAIEGDPVEAVDVLFAIAARHGRGLDIHLHERGSMGAYSLDLILQRTAAHGMQGKVTISHGFCLGDIAERERDALLARMAELGVAIVTTAPAAVPVPPVAACRAAGVTVIGGNDGVRDTWTPYGSPDMLERAMLIGMRNDFRRDDALEVALDCVTHGAARGCGFADYGLQPGCRADVVLVDALTFAEAVVARPVRRLVVSSGKIVARNGVLV, from the coding sequence ATGACGAACCTGCTGATCCGCAATGTCCGCACGAATGCCGACGCCACGCTCGATATCCTGATCGAACGCGATCGCATCGCGCGCGTCGGCCCGTCGCTCGATGCGCCCGCCGGCTGCGCGATCGATGACGGCGCGGGCGCGTTGGCGCTGCCCGGCCTCGTCGAAGGCCATACGCACCTCGACAAGACCCACTGGGGGATGCCGTGGTATCGCAACCAGGTCGGGCCGCGCCTCGTCGACCGCATCGAGAACGAGCGCCACTATCGCGCGACGAGCGGCCATGACGCGGGCGCCGCATCGCTCGCGCTGGCGCGCGCATTCCTCGCGGCCGGCACGACGCGCATTCGTACCCACGTCGACGTCGATACCCAGGCCGGGCTGCGCCACCTGAACGGCGTGCTGGCCACGCGCGAGACGCTGCGCGGGCAGGTCGAGATCCAGATCGTCGCGTTTCCGCAATCGGGTGTCCTTAAGCGGCCGGGCACCGATGCGCTGTTGTCGGACGCGCTCGACGCCGGCGCCGACCTGCTCGGCGGGCTCGATCCGTGTGCGATCGAAGGCGATCCGGTCGAGGCGGTGGACGTGCTGTTCGCGATCGCCGCGCGCCACGGCCGCGGGCTCGATATCCATCTGCACGAGCGCGGGTCGATGGGCGCGTACTCGCTCGACCTGATCCTGCAGCGTACCGCGGCTCACGGCATGCAGGGAAAGGTCACGATCAGCCACGGTTTCTGCCTCGGCGATATCGCCGAACGCGAGCGCGATGCGCTGCTCGCGCGGATGGCCGAGCTCGGCGTCGCGATCGTCACGACTGCGCCGGCCGCAGTGCCGGTGCCGCCGGTGGCCGCGTGCCGTGCGGCGGGCGTGACCGTGATCGGCGGCAACGACGGCGTGCGCGATACGTGGACGCCGTACGGCTCGCCCGACATGCTCGAGCGCGCGATGCTGATCGGCATGCGCAACGATTTCCGCCGCGACGATGCGCTCGAAGTCGCGCTCGACTGCGTGACGCACGGTGCGGCGCGCGGCTGCGGGTTCGCGGATTACGGGCTGCAGCCAGGCTGCCGCGCGGACGTCGTGCTCGTCGATGCGCTGACGTTCGCCGAGGCCGTCGTCGCGCGGCCGGTGCGGCGTCTCGTCGTGTCGTCCGGGAAGATCGTCGCGCGCAACGGCGTGCTGGTGTGA
- a CDS encoding M20 aminoacylase family protein, translated as MDETDAIEASTLHGQLKTWRRHLHRYPETGFEEVNTSDYVARILTTLGLDVHRGIGGTGLVANLTAGTGTRAIGIRADMDALNIAEHAPGREHASRTPGKMHACGHDGHMSMVLGAAQLLAERKDFDGTVRFIFQPAEEHGRGAKAMMADGLFERFPVDAIFGAHNMPGMRAGTFSTRAGGIMASEDNFVIRIDGRGTHAARPHMGIDPIVIGAQIVLALQTIVSRNLDPGRQAVVSCTEFITDGLRNVLPSTVTIKGDTRSYSCDVQTLLATRMREIGEGICHAHGATCTFEYTHEFAPTVNSPEWVETAVQAAAQVAGADAVNADVQPMMISEDFGAFLQAVPGNFMFIGNGEAAGQGGVPLHNATYDFNDDILPVGARYFAEVARRALRAA; from the coding sequence ATGGACGAAACCGACGCAATCGAAGCAAGCACGCTGCACGGCCAACTGAAGACCTGGCGCCGCCATCTGCACCGGTACCCGGAGACGGGTTTCGAAGAGGTGAACACGTCGGACTACGTCGCGCGCATCCTGACCACGCTCGGGCTCGACGTGCATCGCGGCATCGGCGGCACCGGGCTCGTCGCGAACCTGACGGCCGGCACGGGCACGCGCGCGATCGGCATTCGCGCGGACATGGACGCGCTGAACATCGCCGAGCACGCGCCGGGCCGCGAACACGCGTCGCGCACGCCGGGCAAGATGCATGCGTGCGGGCACGACGGCCACATGTCGATGGTGCTCGGCGCCGCGCAGTTGCTGGCCGAACGCAAGGATTTCGACGGCACGGTGCGCTTCATTTTCCAGCCGGCGGAAGAGCACGGCCGCGGCGCGAAGGCGATGATGGCCGACGGGCTGTTCGAGCGCTTTCCGGTCGACGCGATCTTCGGCGCGCACAACATGCCGGGCATGCGCGCGGGCACGTTCTCGACGCGTGCGGGCGGCATCATGGCGAGCGAAGACAATTTCGTGATCCGGATCGACGGGCGCGGCACGCATGCGGCGCGGCCGCACATGGGCATCGACCCGATCGTGATCGGCGCGCAGATCGTGCTCGCGCTGCAGACGATCGTGTCGCGCAATCTCGACCCGGGCCGGCAGGCGGTGGTGTCGTGCACGGAATTCATCACCGACGGGCTGCGCAACGTGCTGCCGTCGACCGTGACGATCAAGGGCGACACGCGCAGCTATTCGTGCGACGTGCAGACGTTGCTGGCCACGCGAATGCGCGAGATCGGCGAAGGAATCTGCCACGCGCACGGCGCGACCTGCACGTTCGAGTACACGCACGAGTTCGCGCCGACGGTGAACTCGCCGGAATGGGTCGAGACGGCCGTGCAGGCCGCCGCGCAGGTCGCGGGCGCCGACGCGGTGAACGCCGACGTGCAGCCGATGATGATCTCGGAGGATTTCGGCGCGTTCCTGCAGGCGGTGCCGGGCAATTTCATGTTTATCGGCAACGGCGAAGCAGCGGGGCAGGGCGGCGTGCCGCTGCACAACGCGACGTACGATTTCAATGACGACATTTTGCCGGTCGGCGCCCGGTATTTCGCGGAAGTGGCGCGGCGCGCGTTGCGGGCCGCGTAG
- a CDS encoding aspartate aminotransferase family protein gives MPTRHGVDLIRARALFDRERQAFAEAMPVSRALSAEASEHLLFGVPLHWMQDWSTPFSLYVKEARGATFTDVDGHRYVDFCLGDTGAMFGHAPDPVARALAEQATRGYTTMLPSEDAAWVSRELARRFHLPVWQFALSASDANRFVLRWARAATGRNTIVVFNGCYHGTVDDVFVDLVDGRPVQRDSLLGQSYDLLANTRVVEFNDLDALEAALQDGDVACVLAEPAMTNIGMVLPDPGFWEAARALTRRHGTLLVIDETHTISSGPGGYAVAHGLEPDMLVVGKPIAGGVPCAVYGFSAEFAERAKQAKLNAPPGHSGIGTTLTANMLAMHAMRATLAEVATDAAYAHMFALAARLATGLEHAIAKHGLPWCVTRIGARTEFQFAPVPPRNGTLAGAQLDSELEHIVHLYLLNRGVLITPFHNMMLVCPQTTADDVDRLVAQFDACLGELV, from the coding sequence TTGCCTACCCGCCACGGAGTCGACCTCATCCGCGCCCGCGCGCTGTTCGATCGCGAGCGCCAGGCGTTCGCCGAAGCCATGCCGGTTTCCCGCGCGCTGTCCGCGGAAGCGTCCGAGCACTTGCTGTTCGGCGTGCCGTTGCACTGGATGCAGGACTGGTCGACCCCGTTCTCGCTCTACGTGAAGGAGGCCCGCGGCGCGACCTTCACCGACGTCGACGGTCATCGCTACGTCGATTTCTGCCTCGGCGATACGGGCGCGATGTTCGGCCATGCGCCCGACCCCGTCGCCCGCGCGCTCGCCGAGCAGGCCACGCGCGGCTACACGACGATGCTGCCGAGCGAGGACGCCGCCTGGGTGTCGCGCGAACTCGCGCGCCGCTTCCATCTGCCGGTCTGGCAATTCGCGCTGAGCGCGAGCGACGCGAACCGCTTCGTGCTGCGCTGGGCGCGCGCGGCCACCGGCCGCAACACGATCGTCGTGTTCAACGGCTGCTATCACGGCACGGTCGACGACGTGTTCGTCGATCTCGTCGACGGCCGCCCGGTGCAGCGCGACAGCCTGCTCGGGCAGTCGTACGACCTGCTCGCGAACACGCGTGTCGTCGAATTCAACGATCTCGACGCGCTCGAAGCGGCGCTGCAGGACGGCGATGTCGCATGCGTGCTCGCCGAGCCCGCGATGACGAACATCGGCATGGTGCTGCCCGACCCGGGCTTCTGGGAGGCCGCACGCGCACTGACGCGCCGCCACGGCACGCTGCTGGTGATCGACGAGACGCACACGATCAGCAGCGGCCCCGGCGGCTACGCGGTCGCGCACGGTCTCGAACCGGACATGCTGGTGGTCGGCAAGCCGATCGCGGGCGGCGTGCCGTGCGCGGTGTACGGGTTCAGCGCCGAATTCGCGGAACGCGCGAAGCAGGCGAAGCTGAACGCGCCGCCCGGCCATTCGGGAATCGGCACGACGCTCACCGCGAACATGCTCGCGATGCATGCGATGCGCGCGACGCTCGCCGAAGTCGCGACCGACGCCGCGTATGCGCACATGTTCGCGCTTGCCGCGCGGCTCGCGACGGGCCTCGAACACGCGATCGCGAAACACGGGCTGCCGTGGTGCGTGACGCGCATCGGCGCGCGCACCGAGTTTCAGTTCGCGCCCGTACCGCCGCGCAACGGCACGCTGGCCGGCGCGCAGCTCGACAGCGAACTCGAGCACATCGTGCACCTGTACCTGCTGAATCGCGGCGTGCTGATCACGCCGTTCCACAACATGATGCTCGTGTGCCCGCAAACGACCGCCGACGATGTCGACCGGCTCGTCGCGCAGTTCGATGCGTGTCTGGGCGAGCTGGTGTGA
- a CDS encoding glycine zipper 2TM domain-containing protein has translation MMRMPSTKTVLFASLVAVAALPLTACVAPGYYGAQPGYPQQQQYATPGYAQPAYSQPGYVQQQPAYPNQAPQPYDQYGNPSQYGSQPYDQYGNQQQQYANPYGTQYGTVANIQPVNGSVGPSGVAGTVVGALVGGLVGNQFGRGHGRDAATVIGALGGAVAGNQIGQQMGAAQGPSSYRIDVQVSDGSMRSFDVQSPGNLRPGDRVQINGNQLSRY, from the coding sequence ATGATGCGCATGCCTTCCACGAAGACCGTACTGTTCGCCTCGCTCGTCGCCGTGGCGGCGCTTCCGCTCACCGCGTGCGTCGCGCCGGGCTACTACGGCGCGCAGCCGGGCTATCCGCAGCAGCAGCAATACGCGACGCCCGGCTATGCGCAGCCCGCGTATTCGCAACCGGGCTACGTGCAGCAGCAGCCGGCGTATCCGAACCAGGCGCCGCAACCGTACGATCAATACGGCAACCCGTCGCAGTACGGCTCGCAGCCGTATGACCAGTACGGCAATCAGCAACAGCAATACGCGAACCCGTACGGCACGCAATACGGCACCGTCGCGAACATCCAGCCGGTCAACGGCTCGGTCGGCCCGTCGGGTGTCGCCGGCACCGTCGTCGGTGCGCTGGTCGGCGGCCTGGTGGGCAACCAGTTCGGCCGCGGTCATGGCCGCGATGCGGCAACGGTGATCGGCGCGCTCGGCGGTGCGGTGGCGGGCAACCAGATCGGCCAGCAGATGGGCGCCGCGCAAGGCCCCAGCAGCTACCGGATCGACGTGCAGGTCAGCGACGGCTCGATGCGCTCGTTCGACGTGCAGTCGCCGGGCAACCTGCGTCCGGGCGACCGCGTGCAGATCAACGGCAATCAGTTGTCGCGCTATTGA
- a CDS encoding nuclear transport factor 2 family protein, with protein MAAGRTTRWIAAATFAVTAAHAAAAGASDTQQEANRRTVLAFYEKGLNEKDADAALAYVGDRYVQHNPNAADGRDGFRQFVAFLRDKYPQSHSEIKRAFVDGDYVILHVHAVREPGTRGSAIMDIFRLEHGKIVEHWDVNQPVPEQAANGNTMF; from the coding sequence ATGGCAGCAGGACGGACGACACGATGGATCGCGGCGGCGACGTTCGCGGTGACGGCCGCGCATGCTGCGGCCGCCGGCGCGAGCGACACGCAGCAGGAGGCCAATCGCCGGACGGTGCTGGCGTTCTATGAGAAAGGCTTGAACGAGAAGGATGCGGACGCCGCGCTCGCGTATGTCGGCGATCGCTACGTGCAGCACAATCCGAACGCGGCCGACGGGCGCGACGGTTTTCGCCAGTTCGTCGCGTTTCTGCGCGACAAATATCCGCAGTCGCACAGCGAGATCAAGCGCGCGTTCGTCGACGGCGACTACGTGATCCTGCACGTGCACGCGGTGCGCGAACCCGGCACGCGCGGCAGCGCGATCATGGACATCTTCCGGCTCGAGCACGGCAAGATCGTCGAACACTGGGACGTCAACCAGCCGGTGCCCGAGCAGGCGGCGAACGGCAACACGATGTTCTGA
- a CDS encoding GNAT family N-acetyltransferase: MTITIRLLDAADAASFRTVRLRAVDTAPTSFLPTLDEESQVPVDEFAKRLTPTQVQAVFGAFDGDTLVGITGVRRDARTKIAHKATIWGVYVDAAYRGQRIAQALLDSATAHAANAWGCSQLMLCVNEANHTAERLYASQGFVRFGTEPRSMCVDDRFYDEHYMIKMLA, encoded by the coding sequence ATGACGATCACGATCCGCCTGCTCGACGCGGCCGACGCCGCCTCTTTCCGGACCGTCCGCCTGCGTGCGGTCGACACCGCGCCCACCTCCTTTCTGCCGACGCTCGACGAAGAATCGCAGGTGCCGGTCGACGAATTCGCGAAGCGCCTCACGCCGACGCAGGTACAGGCGGTGTTCGGCGCGTTCGACGGCGACACGCTCGTCGGCATCACCGGCGTGCGCCGCGATGCGCGCACGAAGATCGCGCACAAGGCAACGATCTGGGGCGTCTACGTCGACGCCGCATATCGCGGGCAACGCATCGCGCAGGCACTGCTCGACAGCGCGACCGCGCATGCGGCGAACGCGTGGGGATGCAGCCAACTGATGCTGTGCGTGAACGAGGCCAACCACACCGCGGAGCGGCTGTATGCCTCGCAGGGGTTCGTGCGGTTCGGCACGGAGCCGCGCTCGATGTGCGTCGACGACCGCTTCTACGACGAGCACTACATGATCAAGATGCTGGCATGA
- a CDS encoding LysR family transcriptional regulator → MNRPLFDIDLLRALVMVADCGSFTTASARLHSTQSTVSQKVRRLEEIAGHRLLDRGTRDVRPTDAGVTVLSYARRMLALNDEMLEALSGATVALTIRLGVPDDFAAGRTTHALAAFKREHPQVKLEVTCGLSRDISAAYDRGELDLVLIKQRRDSREAVVRWPEKLRWIDSAKHPSIDLDPVPIVVFPPRGLYRDDMIKAIEERGRRWRISFTTSSLSGIQAAVADGLGISVLPARVVTDEHVVLTAKQGFAPIEHMDIAILHRPTADPMVGALTKTLAAMLELEGR, encoded by the coding sequence ATGAATAGACCCCTGTTCGACATCGACCTGTTGCGCGCGCTGGTGATGGTCGCCGACTGCGGCAGTTTCACGACGGCTTCCGCGCGCCTGCATTCGACGCAATCGACGGTCAGCCAGAAGGTGCGCCGGCTCGAGGAAATCGCCGGCCACCGCTTGCTCGACCGCGGCACGCGCGACGTGCGGCCGACCGACGCGGGCGTGACGGTGCTCAGCTATGCGCGGCGCATGCTCGCGCTGAACGACGAGATGCTGGAAGCGCTGTCGGGCGCGACGGTCGCGCTGACGATCCGGCTCGGCGTGCCCGACGATTTCGCGGCGGGCCGCACGACCCATGCGCTCGCGGCGTTCAAGCGCGAGCATCCGCAGGTGAAGCTCGAAGTGACGTGCGGATTGAGCCGCGACATCAGCGCCGCGTACGACCGCGGCGAACTCGATCTCGTATTGATCAAGCAGCGGCGCGACAGCCGCGAGGCGGTCGTGCGCTGGCCCGAGAAGCTGCGCTGGATCGACAGCGCGAAGCATCCGTCGATCGATCTCGACCCGGTGCCGATCGTCGTGTTCCCGCCGCGCGGGCTGTACCGCGACGACATGATCAAGGCGATCGAGGAGCGCGGCCGCCGCTGGCGGATCAGCTTCACGACGTCGAGCCTGAGCGGGATCCAGGCAGCCGTCGCGGACGGCCTCGGCATCAGCGTGCTGCCCGCGCGCGTGGTGACGGACGAGCACGTGGTGCTGACCGCGAAGCAGGGCTTCGCACCGATCGAGCACATGGACATCGCGATCCTGCACCGGCCGACGGCCGACCCGATGGTCGGCGCGCTGACGAAGACGCTCGCGGCGATGCTGGAACTCGAAGGGCGGTAA
- a CDS encoding glycoside hydrolase family 28 protein — translation MAAHRRRSSSSARSPASKRVSRRAFIGWTGALAGGAMLGGPFAATRALATGATPNAPAVDLVWGEHGAAARIAASLAHVSRLARRGRDFDVTQYGARRCATVAQTSPYSAAKSPVSPGSELTVAPGAFDARPAFLAAIDACRREGGGRVVVPSGTWYCAGPIVLQSNVTFHLSANCTIYFSPNPADYAKDGPVDCGANGRLYYSRWQANDCLNFGAPIYARNATNIALTGEGPTSVLNGQAMTPFSGSGANSVCWWTYKGSSGAYGAGATVPAQNYANPNNVDLRIVAPAIPDALYALLTSPVTPWQQDQNYLPALSEAGVPVEKRIFGLGHYLRPCMVEFIGCTNVLMANYQTQNTPFWQHHPTASRNVVIRGVTTNSIGPNNDGFDPDACTDVLCEDCTFNTGDDCIAIKSGKDRDTEYGPAKRHLIRNCTMNSGHGGITLGSEMGGGVEQIYATNLSMLNANWQTNPLNIAIRVKTNMNRGGYVKDFHVKGVTLPNGVTLKGGGYGSALLAGSPVNASVPLGVVTPSAGNPSAAQGGIVTFDCDYQPANDAVRTRAPVVQNVTIADVKASNVTLNGVSASCFQAIVAQGPVAFDYNGTPPAPAVQPISGVTIANCDFGTPVASGTPTVTSPGPIYAFNVSAMTLTNVTIAGKVVNATIADTR, via the coding sequence ATGGCCGCCCATCGCCGCCGTTCGTCTTCGTCCGCCCGATCGCCCGCGTCGAAACGGGTATCGCGCCGCGCTTTCATCGGCTGGACCGGCGCGCTCGCCGGCGGCGCGATGCTCGGCGGTCCGTTCGCGGCCACCCGGGCGCTGGCGACAGGCGCGACGCCCAATGCGCCGGCGGTCGATCTCGTGTGGGGCGAGCACGGCGCGGCGGCGCGCATCGCGGCATCGCTCGCGCACGTGTCGCGGCTCGCGCGGCGCGGGCGCGACTTCGACGTGACGCAGTACGGCGCGCGCCGGTGCGCGACGGTCGCGCAGACGTCGCCGTACTCGGCAGCGAAATCGCCGGTCAGCCCCGGTTCCGAACTGACGGTCGCGCCCGGCGCATTCGATGCGCGCCCGGCGTTTCTCGCGGCAATCGATGCATGCCGGCGTGAAGGCGGCGGCCGGGTCGTCGTGCCATCCGGCACCTGGTACTGCGCGGGGCCGATCGTGCTGCAGAGCAACGTCACGTTCCACCTGAGCGCGAACTGCACGATCTACTTCAGCCCGAACCCGGCCGATTACGCGAAGGACGGCCCGGTCGATTGCGGCGCGAACGGCCGGCTGTACTACAGCCGCTGGCAGGCGAACGATTGCCTGAACTTCGGTGCGCCCATCTACGCGCGCAACGCGACGAACATCGCGCTGACCGGCGAAGGCCCGACGTCGGTGCTCAACGGGCAGGCGATGACGCCGTTCTCCGGCAGCGGCGCGAACAGCGTGTGCTGGTGGACCTACAAGGGCTCGTCGGGCGCGTACGGCGCGGGCGCGACGGTGCCGGCCCAGAACTACGCGAACCCGAACAACGTCGACCTGCGGATCGTCGCGCCCGCGATTCCCGACGCGCTCTATGCGCTGCTGACGTCGCCCGTCACGCCGTGGCAGCAGGACCAGAACTACCTGCCCGCGCTGTCCGAGGCCGGCGTGCCGGTGGAGAAACGCATCTTCGGCCTCGGCCACTACCTGCGGCCGTGCATGGTCGAATTCATCGGCTGCACGAACGTGCTGATGGCGAACTACCAGACCCAGAACACGCCGTTCTGGCAGCACCATCCGACCGCGAGTCGCAACGTCGTGATCCGCGGCGTGACGACCAACAGCATCGGCCCGAACAACGACGGCTTCGATCCGGACGCGTGCACCGACGTGCTGTGCGAGGACTGCACGTTCAACACCGGCGACGACTGCATCGCGATCAAGTCGGGCAAGGACCGCGACACCGAATACGGGCCCGCGAAGCGGCACCTGATCCGCAACTGCACGATGAACAGCGGGCACGGCGGGATCACGCTCGGCAGCGAGATGGGCGGCGGCGTCGAGCAGATCTATGCGACGAACCTGTCGATGCTGAACGCGAACTGGCAGACCAACCCGCTGAACATCGCGATTCGCGTGAAGACCAACATGAACCGCGGCGGCTACGTGAAGGATTTCCACGTGAAGGGCGTCACGCTGCCGAACGGCGTGACGCTGAAGGGCGGCGGCTACGGCAGTGCGCTGCTCGCGGGCAGCCCGGTCAACGCGAGCGTCCCGCTCGGCGTCGTCACGCCGTCGGCCGGCAATCCGTCCGCGGCGCAGGGCGGCATCGTCACGTTCGACTGCGACTATCAGCCGGCGAACGACGCGGTGCGCACGCGCGCGCCGGTCGTGCAGAACGTGACGATCGCCGACGTGAAGGCGAGCAACGTGACGCTGAACGGCGTGAGCGCGTCGTGCTTCCAGGCGATCGTCGCGCAGGGGCCGGTCGCGTTCGACTACAACGGCACGCCGCCCGCGCCTGCGGTGCAGCCGATCTCCGGCGTGACGATCGCCAATTGCGACTTCGGCACGCCGGTGGCTTCGGGCACGCCGACGGTCACGTCGCCGGGGCCGATCTATGCGTTCAACGTGAGCGCGATGACGCTGACGAACGTGACGATCGCCGGGAAGGTCGTCAACGCGACGATCGCCGACACGCGATGA